In Ostrea edulis chromosome 6, xbOstEdul1.1, whole genome shotgun sequence, a single window of DNA contains:
- the LOC125645444 gene encoding N-acetylglucosamine-1-phosphotransferase subunits alpha/beta-like isoform X1, translated as MLKNLKKVIQKKVYDILSHKYGIFMVITAAVILIVAALHFGETVIEWSHEKYAAVFNSYTDNIAGKSFRTRLCTPLPIDVVYTWVNGTDSQLLAELRGFKMGLEKEHNISMSVVTNEDQKCVFTNCLATNLLVLDPVIPPGTLLEDLTKLKSEFSQATKTFTVNSPSESNLNFTVVEFTEKEPVVTLMNQTLFIGKQNYTMKRGYYTSDWTVHNSILLPDTIIMAGFPSKYSADELKEKLPETARQGIDKITFDKESGLAVLHVPDKKSFDLLVTATNISIDGKQPTLNAANLVWDLRDFSRDEDISSSRFEDNDELRYSLRSVEKYAPWVRHVFIVTNGQIPHWLDLENPRVTIVTHEDIFPNKSHLPTFSSPAIEANIHRIPGLSKKFIYMNDDVMFGKEVWPEDFYTQATGQRVYLTWPVPNCREGCPSTWIKDGYCDKACNNSECEFDGGDCSGENVNQLGGGAQWPGYGYNAENENKYCNKGCATSWLADRYCDTSCNVHNCGFDVGDCGVKNYKDLYQITILRNMTKYSVPPGETIAFLNLTDLVGSNGSILAAGHNKSNVVRSASVANKFKVITILLYSDHNKTAVHFNLKAHTGNESITFDFNFTLTTDTKQRKSAEILQKVNNNTKHNLTTTEKPYLYDVPKQKRGPKMPVKVLKSPMMPQSVNLSAEPLPEELQEELNSINQQLNHGEITEKGFQLKMGLLWEKYQQYLQESKPTGYQRRSLLSIIRMRHQPVREEDKLRLTDKELTDVIRTGSEPESNLPWEKLGVFRNVIEMKEKRQAMEEYTVPEFRGRRLLDTFGDSLRHVNRLFNKAFGYTARKVPGHMPHMVDRDVMDELHERFPAEFEVTSSNKIRSRNDMQFAFSYFYYLMGVTRNQTMEEIFVQLDTDNSGILSDREIRTLVARMHELPLDLQMLTNVEEVFINCTQSPNISADTPTTTPTTTPKVILTGKEEEYYDKRMPQVTRSLFTQCPGVKDIIEKYFPPINKYKYITDEDSEIAFKMIKTNSSTVVGQLDDIRKNPKKFVCLNDNIDHDSEDAKTVKAILHDFYEAVFPLRSQFELSREYRNRFVHVEELRQWKVYRDWMKTLTHLSIIFLIIFMISSYFGDEIESCYRKYCRRRDRTSSDHSSSSFQTTLVTV; from the exons GTCTGTAGTTACAAATGA AGATCAGAAATGTGTGTTTACAAACTGCCTAGCCACAAACTTGTTGGTTTTGGATCCCGTCATTCCACCTGGAACTTTGTTGGAGGATCTGACCAAACTCAAGTCGGAATTCTCGCAGGCTACAAAGACCTTCACTGTGAACTCTCCATCCGAGTCGAACCTCAACTTCACCGTGGTAGAATTCACTGAGAAAGAACCAG TTGTTACGCTGATGAACCAGACTTTGTTTATTGGAAAACAGAACTACACAATGAAGAGAGGATACTAT ACCAGTGATTGGACAGTCCATAACAGTATCCTTCTCCCGGACACAATCATTATGGCAGGATTCCCATCCAAATACTCAGCTGATGAACTGAAAGAAAAGCTCCCCGAGACAGCCAGACAGGGCATAGACAAG ATCACCTTTGATAAGGAGTCAGGTCTTGctgtgttacatgtaccagaCAAAAAGTCCTTTGACTTATTAGTCACA gCAACGAATATTTCTATTGATGGTAAACAACCCACTCTGAATGCGGCTAATCTAGTGTGGGACTTGAGAGAT TTTAGTCGAGATGAGGATATCTCGAGCAGTAGATTTGAGGACAACGACGAGCTGAGATACTCGCTGAGATCAGTGGAGAAGTATGCACCATGGGTGAGACACGTCTTCATTGTGACCAATGGCCAGATTCCTCACTGGCTGGATCTAGAAAACCCCAGGGTTACCATAGTAACACATGAG GATATATTTCCAAACAAGAGTCACCTTCCAACCTTCAGTTCTCCAGCTATAGAGGCCAATATTCACAGAATCCCCGGACTGTCCAAGAAGTTCATTTACATGAATGATGATGTTATGTTTGGTAAGGAGGTGTGGCCGGAGGATTTCTACACTCAGGCCACCGGTCAGCGAGTGTACCTTACTTGGCCAGTTCCCAACTGTAGGGAGGGCTGCCCATCAACCTGGATCAAAGACGGATATTGTGACAAGGCCTGCAACAACTCCGAGTGTGAATTTGATGGTGGAGACTGTTCAG GTGAAAATGTTAATCAGTTGGGGGGAGGAGCCCAATGGCCAGGATATGGTTACAATGCAGAGAATGAAAACA AGTATTGTAACAAGGGCTGTGCTACGTCCTGGTTGGCAGACAGATATTGTGACACA TCTTGTAATGTACATAATTGTGGTTTCGATGTTGGAGACTGTGGAGTGAAAAATTATAAAGACCTGTACCAGATCACAATACTCAGAAACATGACAAAGTATTCGGTACCACCCG GGGAGACAATAGCCTTTTTAAACCTGACTGATCTGGTTGGATCGAATGGTTCGATACTGGCTGCTGGTCACAACAAGTCCAATGTTGTACGGTCAGCATCAGTGGCCAATAAGTTCAAGGTCATCACTATTCTTCTGTACAGTGACCACAATAAAACAGCTGTCCATTTCAACCTGAAGGCTCACACGGGGAACGAAAGCATCACGTTTGAT TTTAATTTCACGCTGACAACAGACACGAAACAGAGGAAGTCGGCAGAGATTTTACAGAAAGTCAACAACAACACCAAACACAACTTGACAACAACAGAGAAACCTTATCTTTATGATGTGCCAAAACAGAAAAG AGGTCCTAAAATGCCAGTAAAGGTGCTGAAATCTCCCATGATGCCTCAGTCCGTGAATCTCAGTGCTGAACCGTTGCCTGAAGAACTGCAAGAGGAACTGAATTCCATCAACCAACAACTTAACCATG GGGAAATAACTGAGAAAGGATTTCAACTCAAGATGGGCTTGCTGTGGGAGAAATACCAGCAATATTTACAGGAGTCCAAGCCTACAGGCTACCAGAGGCGGAGTCTGCTGTCCATTATTAGAATGAGACATCAGCCAGTCAGAGAAGAGGACAAACTGAGACTGACAGACAAGGAACTTACTGATGTCATCAGGACAGGAAGTGAACCAGAGAGTAATCTCCCTTGGGAAAAACTTGGTGTGTTCAGGAATGTGATTGAG ATGAAAGAGAAACGTCAGGCTATGGAGGAATACACAGTGCCAGAGTTCCGAGGACGTCGACTGCTGGACACATTTGGGGATTCCCTCCGACATGTGAACCGTCTGTTTAATAAAGCCTTCGGGTACACAGCTCGGAAAGTTCCGGGTCACATGCCTCACATGGTGGACAGAGATGTCATGGACGAACTTCATGAAAG gTTCCCAGCAGAATTTGAGGTGACCTCCTCCAACAAAATCCGCAGCAGAAATGACATGCAGTTTGCTTTTTCTTATTTCTACTATCTGATGGGTGTCACCAGAAACCAAACAATGGAGGAGATATTTGTTCAGTTAGACACGGATAATTCTGG GATCCTGTCTGACAGGGAGATTAGAACGCTGGTGGCCAGAATGCATGAACTGCCTCTAGATCTGCAG ATGTTGACGAATGTGGAGGAGGTGTTTATTAACTGTACGCAGTCCCCCAACATCAGTGCAGACACGCCCACAACCACGCCCACAACCACACCCAAAGTCATTCTCACAGGAAAGGAGGAGGAGTATTACGATAAAAGAATG CCCCAGGTCACAAGGTCACTGTTTACCCAGTGTCCAGGGGTCAAGGACATTATAGAGAAGTACTTCCCACCCATCAACAAATACAA GTATATCACAGATGAAGATAGTGAAATAGCGTTCAAAATGATCAAAACGAACAGCTCCACTGTGGTGGGACAACTGGATGATATACGCAAAAATCCCAA AAAGTTTGTTTGCTTGAATGACAACATTGATCACGACAGCGAAGATGCCAAAACA GTGAAGGCAATACTTCATGATTTTTATGAGGCTGTGTTTCCACTTCGATCTCAGTTTGAGCTTTCACGCGAGTATCGGAACCGTTTTGTCCACGTGGAAGAGCTACGACAGTGGAAGGTGTACAGAGATTGGATGAAGACACTCACTCATCTTTCTATCATATTCCTCATTATTTTTATGATCTCTTCATATTTCGGAGATGAA ATTGAATCCTGCTACAGGAAATACTGCCGACGGAGAGACCGCACATCCTCCGACCATTCGTCCTCAAGCTTTCAGACGACTCTGGTGACCGTTTGA
- the LOC125645444 gene encoding N-acetylglucosamine-1-phosphotransferase subunits alpha/beta-like isoform X2: MLKNLKKVIQKKVYDILSHKYGIFMVITAAVILIVAALHFGETVIEWSHEKYAAVFNSYTDNIAGKSFRTRLCTPLPIDVVYTWVNGTDSQLLAELRGFKMGLEKEHNISIDQKCVFTNCLATNLLVLDPVIPPGTLLEDLTKLKSEFSQATKTFTVNSPSESNLNFTVVEFTEKEPVVTLMNQTLFIGKQNYTMKRGYYTSDWTVHNSILLPDTIIMAGFPSKYSADELKEKLPETARQGIDKITFDKESGLAVLHVPDKKSFDLLVTATNISIDGKQPTLNAANLVWDLRDFSRDEDISSSRFEDNDELRYSLRSVEKYAPWVRHVFIVTNGQIPHWLDLENPRVTIVTHEDIFPNKSHLPTFSSPAIEANIHRIPGLSKKFIYMNDDVMFGKEVWPEDFYTQATGQRVYLTWPVPNCREGCPSTWIKDGYCDKACNNSECEFDGGDCSGENVNQLGGGAQWPGYGYNAENENKYCNKGCATSWLADRYCDTSCNVHNCGFDVGDCGVKNYKDLYQITILRNMTKYSVPPGETIAFLNLTDLVGSNGSILAAGHNKSNVVRSASVANKFKVITILLYSDHNKTAVHFNLKAHTGNESITFDFNFTLTTDTKQRKSAEILQKVNNNTKHNLTTTEKPYLYDVPKQKRGPKMPVKVLKSPMMPQSVNLSAEPLPEELQEELNSINQQLNHGEITEKGFQLKMGLLWEKYQQYLQESKPTGYQRRSLLSIIRMRHQPVREEDKLRLTDKELTDVIRTGSEPESNLPWEKLGVFRNVIEMKEKRQAMEEYTVPEFRGRRLLDTFGDSLRHVNRLFNKAFGYTARKVPGHMPHMVDRDVMDELHERFPAEFEVTSSNKIRSRNDMQFAFSYFYYLMGVTRNQTMEEIFVQLDTDNSGILSDREIRTLVARMHELPLDLQMLTNVEEVFINCTQSPNISADTPTTTPTTTPKVILTGKEEEYYDKRMPQVTRSLFTQCPGVKDIIEKYFPPINKYKYITDEDSEIAFKMIKTNSSTVVGQLDDIRKNPKKFVCLNDNIDHDSEDAKTVKAILHDFYEAVFPLRSQFELSREYRNRFVHVEELRQWKVYRDWMKTLTHLSIIFLIIFMISSYFGDEIESCYRKYCRRRDRTSSDHSSSSFQTTLVTV; the protein is encoded by the exons AGATCAGAAATGTGTGTTTACAAACTGCCTAGCCACAAACTTGTTGGTTTTGGATCCCGTCATTCCACCTGGAACTTTGTTGGAGGATCTGACCAAACTCAAGTCGGAATTCTCGCAGGCTACAAAGACCTTCACTGTGAACTCTCCATCCGAGTCGAACCTCAACTTCACCGTGGTAGAATTCACTGAGAAAGAACCAG TTGTTACGCTGATGAACCAGACTTTGTTTATTGGAAAACAGAACTACACAATGAAGAGAGGATACTAT ACCAGTGATTGGACAGTCCATAACAGTATCCTTCTCCCGGACACAATCATTATGGCAGGATTCCCATCCAAATACTCAGCTGATGAACTGAAAGAAAAGCTCCCCGAGACAGCCAGACAGGGCATAGACAAG ATCACCTTTGATAAGGAGTCAGGTCTTGctgtgttacatgtaccagaCAAAAAGTCCTTTGACTTATTAGTCACA gCAACGAATATTTCTATTGATGGTAAACAACCCACTCTGAATGCGGCTAATCTAGTGTGGGACTTGAGAGAT TTTAGTCGAGATGAGGATATCTCGAGCAGTAGATTTGAGGACAACGACGAGCTGAGATACTCGCTGAGATCAGTGGAGAAGTATGCACCATGGGTGAGACACGTCTTCATTGTGACCAATGGCCAGATTCCTCACTGGCTGGATCTAGAAAACCCCAGGGTTACCATAGTAACACATGAG GATATATTTCCAAACAAGAGTCACCTTCCAACCTTCAGTTCTCCAGCTATAGAGGCCAATATTCACAGAATCCCCGGACTGTCCAAGAAGTTCATTTACATGAATGATGATGTTATGTTTGGTAAGGAGGTGTGGCCGGAGGATTTCTACACTCAGGCCACCGGTCAGCGAGTGTACCTTACTTGGCCAGTTCCCAACTGTAGGGAGGGCTGCCCATCAACCTGGATCAAAGACGGATATTGTGACAAGGCCTGCAACAACTCCGAGTGTGAATTTGATGGTGGAGACTGTTCAG GTGAAAATGTTAATCAGTTGGGGGGAGGAGCCCAATGGCCAGGATATGGTTACAATGCAGAGAATGAAAACA AGTATTGTAACAAGGGCTGTGCTACGTCCTGGTTGGCAGACAGATATTGTGACACA TCTTGTAATGTACATAATTGTGGTTTCGATGTTGGAGACTGTGGAGTGAAAAATTATAAAGACCTGTACCAGATCACAATACTCAGAAACATGACAAAGTATTCGGTACCACCCG GGGAGACAATAGCCTTTTTAAACCTGACTGATCTGGTTGGATCGAATGGTTCGATACTGGCTGCTGGTCACAACAAGTCCAATGTTGTACGGTCAGCATCAGTGGCCAATAAGTTCAAGGTCATCACTATTCTTCTGTACAGTGACCACAATAAAACAGCTGTCCATTTCAACCTGAAGGCTCACACGGGGAACGAAAGCATCACGTTTGAT TTTAATTTCACGCTGACAACAGACACGAAACAGAGGAAGTCGGCAGAGATTTTACAGAAAGTCAACAACAACACCAAACACAACTTGACAACAACAGAGAAACCTTATCTTTATGATGTGCCAAAACAGAAAAG AGGTCCTAAAATGCCAGTAAAGGTGCTGAAATCTCCCATGATGCCTCAGTCCGTGAATCTCAGTGCTGAACCGTTGCCTGAAGAACTGCAAGAGGAACTGAATTCCATCAACCAACAACTTAACCATG GGGAAATAACTGAGAAAGGATTTCAACTCAAGATGGGCTTGCTGTGGGAGAAATACCAGCAATATTTACAGGAGTCCAAGCCTACAGGCTACCAGAGGCGGAGTCTGCTGTCCATTATTAGAATGAGACATCAGCCAGTCAGAGAAGAGGACAAACTGAGACTGACAGACAAGGAACTTACTGATGTCATCAGGACAGGAAGTGAACCAGAGAGTAATCTCCCTTGGGAAAAACTTGGTGTGTTCAGGAATGTGATTGAG ATGAAAGAGAAACGTCAGGCTATGGAGGAATACACAGTGCCAGAGTTCCGAGGACGTCGACTGCTGGACACATTTGGGGATTCCCTCCGACATGTGAACCGTCTGTTTAATAAAGCCTTCGGGTACACAGCTCGGAAAGTTCCGGGTCACATGCCTCACATGGTGGACAGAGATGTCATGGACGAACTTCATGAAAG gTTCCCAGCAGAATTTGAGGTGACCTCCTCCAACAAAATCCGCAGCAGAAATGACATGCAGTTTGCTTTTTCTTATTTCTACTATCTGATGGGTGTCACCAGAAACCAAACAATGGAGGAGATATTTGTTCAGTTAGACACGGATAATTCTGG GATCCTGTCTGACAGGGAGATTAGAACGCTGGTGGCCAGAATGCATGAACTGCCTCTAGATCTGCAG ATGTTGACGAATGTGGAGGAGGTGTTTATTAACTGTACGCAGTCCCCCAACATCAGTGCAGACACGCCCACAACCACGCCCACAACCACACCCAAAGTCATTCTCACAGGAAAGGAGGAGGAGTATTACGATAAAAGAATG CCCCAGGTCACAAGGTCACTGTTTACCCAGTGTCCAGGGGTCAAGGACATTATAGAGAAGTACTTCCCACCCATCAACAAATACAA GTATATCACAGATGAAGATAGTGAAATAGCGTTCAAAATGATCAAAACGAACAGCTCCACTGTGGTGGGACAACTGGATGATATACGCAAAAATCCCAA AAAGTTTGTTTGCTTGAATGACAACATTGATCACGACAGCGAAGATGCCAAAACA GTGAAGGCAATACTTCATGATTTTTATGAGGCTGTGTTTCCACTTCGATCTCAGTTTGAGCTTTCACGCGAGTATCGGAACCGTTTTGTCCACGTGGAAGAGCTACGACAGTGGAAGGTGTACAGAGATTGGATGAAGACACTCACTCATCTTTCTATCATATTCCTCATTATTTTTATGATCTCTTCATATTTCGGAGATGAA ATTGAATCCTGCTACAGGAAATACTGCCGACGGAGAGACCGCACATCCTCCGACCATTCGTCCTCAAGCTTTCAGACGACTCTGGTGACCGTTTGA